A genomic window from Henningerozyma blattae CBS 6284 chromosome 3, complete genome includes:
- the COG2 gene encoding Golgi transport complex subunit COG2 (similar to Saccharomyces cerevisiae COG2 (YGR120C); ancestral locus Anc_3.472) — protein MSIEEALGFKIDSNLGLSQNLNMELPTAAEVSRDLFAEEADTLTEKYKDSVGKSDDCSSFHSNNFTSENLNAEKKLEHLVDKFDVNEFLMRNNFEYTPLDSLIRDMDTLSGVIDSTLVEEVSENYGPYLEFCNTYSADDNEVLLELQRAKSDISNFKENLDKVTNKELARSKEVITDTLEYLHRLDEMGQLLENHTKLAESLSIATKLGKTLHLLCGIDELNQTVCNSLILQSYKQVKRSNELLVSLADISSLRMRDLRNEYNDMIQTFQISLKLLTDRCLNEPKKYRSLADTLLKTLGQMKN, from the coding sequence ATGAGTATAGAGGAGGCATTGGGCTTTAAAATTGACTCTAACTTGGGTCTTTCacaaaatttgaatatggAATTACCTACGGCAGCCGAAGTGAGTCGAGATTTATTTGCTGAAGAGGCTGATACATTGACAGAAAAGTATAAAGATTCTGTAGGCAAGTCAGATGACTGTAGTAGTTTtcattctaataattttacctCTGAAAATTTGAATGCTGAAAAAAAGTTAGAACACCTTGTGGATAAGTTTGATGTTAATGAGTTTTTAAtgagaaataattttgaatatacACCATTAGATAGTCTGATTCGAGACATGGATACCCTTTCTGGAGTTATTGATTCAACTTTAGTAGAGGAGGTTTCTGAGAATTATGGCCCATACTTGGAATTTTGCAATACATATTCGGcagatgataatgaagttCTATTAGAATTACAACGTGCCAAATCAGATATTagtaattttaaagaaaatttggaCAAAGTTACAAATAAAGAACTAGCACGCAGTAAAGAAGTAATAACAGATACATTAGAATATTTGCATAGATTAGATGAAATGGGccaattattagaaaaccATACTAAATTAGCAGAGTCACTTTCCATTGCAACAAAATTAGGCAAAACTTTACATTTGTTGTGCGGcattgatgaattaaatcaaacGGTATGTAATTCCTTAATATTGCAATCATATAAACAAGTGAAAAGATCGAATGAGTTATTAGTTTCTTTAGCGgatatttcatctttaagAATGAGAGATTTAAGAAATGAGTATAATGACATGATACAAACTTTCCAAATatctttgaaattattgacTGATAGATGTCTTAATGAACCGAAAAAATATCGATCTTTGGCTGACACCCTCTTAAAAACATTAGgccaaatgaaaaattga